One window of the Acaryochloris sp. CCMEE 5410 genome contains the following:
- a CDS encoding DUF2188 domain-containing protein, giving the protein MATGNNQHIVPHSEGWAVKSEGASRATKVTSTQQEAINIGREIAQNQASELLIHGKNGQIRERNSYGNDPFPPKG; this is encoded by the coding sequence ATGGCAACAGGTAACAATCAGCATATTGTCCCTCATTCTGAAGGTTGGGCTGTGAAGTCCGAAGGTGCGTCTCGTGCAACGAAAGTAACCTCCACTCAGCAGGAGGCAATTAATATTGGGCGAGAAATAGCACAAAATCAAGCTTCCGAGTTATTGATCCACGGTAAAAATGGTCAAATCCGTGAGAGAAATTCTTACGGAAACGATCCTTTTCCACCCAAAGGTTAA
- a CDS encoding XRE family transcriptional regulator: MTIVNSIRVYREQAGLSQDQLGERLGVTRQTISTWEKGGRTPPVAQLTNIARALDIPIDLLLHTNTSEANTAASTGLMFRADQPSVLKSHLKEHLTQKASDYALIEELAGELPNLPEMRPLSGYNDHIVEEVAKDVRDWLGVGEITPLGDVLAHLEAKGLKVILHSLPNEISGFSAYTETFGASIIINETHPTERIFFTALHELGHLIFHRQEYKEAQPPTRKNDPREKAANHLAGAVLLSRDILSRELYPYRDRWIPEPLLADIKLRYGVSLRTTIYRAAQIGIISKKQCGQQIGVLNKKYGADREEPTLAKPEGLTRLERLIYRLLVNDELTASRAAEVLGTPLPEIRDILAKWMEEDSD, translated from the coding sequence ATGACAATTGTTAACTCTATTCGTGTTTATCGTGAGCAAGCTGGACTATCTCAAGATCAGCTTGGAGAGCGCCTTGGAGTTACGAGACAAACAATATCGACTTGGGAAAAAGGAGGAAGAACCCCCCCCGTCGCTCAACTCACAAATATCGCTAGAGCATTAGACATACCGATCGATCTCCTGCTACACACAAATACATCCGAAGCAAACACAGCAGCTTCAACAGGACTGATGTTCCGTGCTGACCAACCCTCTGTTCTTAAATCCCACTTAAAAGAACATCTCACGCAAAAAGCCTCTGATTATGCACTTATCGAAGAATTAGCAGGAGAGTTACCTAATCTTCCCGAAATGCGACCTCTGTCAGGGTATAACGATCACATCGTTGAAGAAGTCGCTAAAGATGTTCGAGATTGGCTAGGAGTAGGTGAGATTACTCCTCTAGGAGATGTTTTGGCTCATCTTGAAGCCAAAGGGTTGAAGGTCATTTTGCATTCCTTACCTAATGAGATTTCAGGTTTTTCAGCTTATACAGAAACTTTCGGTGCAAGCATCATCATTAATGAAACACACCCCACCGAAAGAATTTTCTTCACTGCCCTACATGAGTTAGGTCATTTAATTTTTCATCGACAGGAGTATAAAGAAGCCCAGCCACCAACTCGAAAAAATGATCCAAGAGAAAAAGCCGCCAATCATTTAGCAGGAGCCGTTCTCCTCTCTAGAGACATTCTGTCCAGGGAACTTTATCCTTACCGTGATCGATGGATTCCTGAACCGTTACTAGCTGACATAAAGCTTCGGTATGGAGTTAGCCTGCGAACCACGATTTATCGGGCGGCTCAGATAGGTATAATCAGCAAAAAACAATGTGGTCAACAAATCGGAGTCCTCAACAAAAAGTATGGAGCTGATCGTGAGGAACCCACGCTCGCAAAGCCTGAAGGGTTGACTCGTCTAGAAAGACTGATATACAGGCTTCTAGTTAATGATGAATTAACAGCTTCAAGAGCTGCGGAGGTTTTAGGAACACCCTTGCCAGAAATCCGAGACATCCTAGCTAAATGGATGGAGGAAGATAGCGATTGA